A stretch of the Sorangium aterium genome encodes the following:
- a CDS encoding group II intron maturase-specific domain-containing protein gives MELSPEKTLVTHVDEGFDFLGHRIRRVPWKGKLVGWTYPSKKSLEAIKHKVRSLTTRSTTYLALKEVLYALNPVLRGWATYFRYDASKRTLAYVDYFAWWRVFRWLRKKHPKRTWKYLKGRYCGGGWTLQEGGLELFRPSRVRVERYRYRGTRILLPWMDPDELGNVGRFANSAYDDPSSLGALQEDLAVT, from the coding sequence ATGGAGCTGTCCCCGGAGAAGACTCTCGTCACGCATGTCGACGAGGGTTTCGACTTCCTCGGCCACCGTATTCGCCGGGTGCCGTGGAAGGGCAAGCTCGTGGGTTGGACCTACCCGAGCAAGAAGAGCCTAGAGGCGATCAAACACAAGGTGAGAAGCCTTACGACCCGCTCGACCACCTACCTGGCCCTGAAGGAGGTCCTGTATGCCCTTAACCCTGTGTTAAGGGGCTGGGCCACGTACTTCCGCTACGACGCGAGCAAGCGCACGCTGGCCTACGTCGATTACTTCGCCTGGTGGCGCGTCTTCCGGTGGCTGCGGAAGAAGCACCCCAAGCGAACGTGGAAGTATCTCAAGGGCCGGTATTGTGGTGGGGGCTGGACGCTTCAGGAGGGAGGGCTCGAGCTCTTCCGGCCGTCGCGCGTGAGGGTGGAGCGATACCGCTATCGCGGCACACGTATTCTCCTGCCGTGGATGGATCCGGATGAGCTGGGCAACGTCGGCCGCTTCGCGAACAGCGCGTACGACGATCCTTCCTCCCTCGGGGCGCTCCAGGAGGATCTCGCCGTGACCTGA
- the tnpC gene encoding IS66 family transposase, with protein sequence MTSPLQSQAQLPADLADVRRKLEQLAAAGQIPELIELVLGLLVQLRDKNTALSARLASALRDLYGRKSQQVSTEQLMLMFAELGAEAPPGAAGSELGADAPPQPEQGLVPQPPEPPKPPRGRGGRAPLPEHLPRETRVVPVPQAERTCPQCGADKQCIGHRTSEVLEFVPAQFKIIEEQREKLACPRCPEQGVTTADSEKVMDRGRPGPGLLASILVEKFEDAMPLYRQSQQYARFGVSLSPSTLGDWSAFALDVLAPVAERIEERVLGSFYLRADDTGMRVLDRDHPAGVKRGHIWAFVGAGLVAFLYAPDWKAKHPAALLQGFTGYLQGDGYAGYGAMLRGGEDGEMIVPEERRLGCGMHIRAKFEKAAKGGDTRAAVALSYFKAIYRIEAACKEEALSTEARLTRRQERSLPVVDELYQWIHELHLRLVPGTPLCIATQYAINQEATWRRCFTDGHFEIDNGEVERQLRRVALGRKNYLFAGSDKGAERLAIGYTIFGSCRMHGVNPLAWATDVIGKLQAGWPRGRLDELLPDAWAKSPRAAPVAGDADAT encoded by the coding sequence GTGACCAGTCCTCTTCAGTCCCAGGCACAACTGCCGGCCGATCTGGCGGACGTGCGGCGCAAGCTCGAGCAGCTGGCGGCCGCCGGGCAGATCCCGGAGCTCATCGAGCTGGTGCTCGGGCTGCTGGTCCAGCTGCGTGACAAGAACACCGCGCTCTCGGCGAGGCTCGCGAGCGCGCTGCGCGACCTGTACGGCCGCAAGAGCCAGCAGGTCTCCACCGAGCAGCTGATGCTGATGTTCGCCGAGCTCGGGGCGGAAGCGCCGCCGGGGGCGGCGGGCTCGGAGCTCGGCGCGGACGCTCCGCCGCAGCCGGAGCAGGGGCTGGTGCCGCAGCCCCCTGAGCCGCCGAAGCCGCCGCGAGGACGGGGCGGGCGCGCGCCGCTTCCCGAGCACCTGCCGCGTGAGACGCGTGTGGTGCCCGTCCCCCAGGCTGAGCGGACGTGCCCGCAGTGCGGCGCGGACAAGCAGTGCATCGGCCATCGTACGAGCGAAGTGCTCGAGTTCGTTCCGGCGCAGTTCAAGATCATCGAGGAGCAGCGGGAGAAGCTCGCCTGCCCGCGCTGCCCGGAGCAGGGCGTCACGACGGCCGATAGCGAGAAGGTGATGGATCGAGGCCGTCCGGGACCGGGGCTGCTCGCCAGCATCCTTGTCGAGAAGTTCGAGGACGCGATGCCGCTGTATCGGCAGTCGCAGCAATACGCTCGCTTCGGCGTGTCGCTGTCCCCGTCGACCCTGGGCGACTGGTCGGCCTTCGCGCTCGACGTGCTCGCTCCGGTGGCTGAGCGGATCGAGGAGCGGGTGCTGGGCTCGTTCTACCTGCGCGCCGACGACACGGGGATGCGGGTGCTCGACCGCGATCATCCGGCGGGGGTGAAGCGAGGCCACATCTGGGCCTTCGTCGGGGCGGGTCTCGTGGCGTTCCTGTACGCACCGGACTGGAAGGCGAAGCATCCAGCCGCGCTGCTGCAGGGCTTCACCGGCTACTTGCAGGGTGATGGATACGCGGGCTATGGCGCGATGCTGCGCGGAGGCGAAGACGGCGAGATGATCGTGCCCGAGGAGCGTCGGCTCGGTTGCGGGATGCACATCCGCGCCAAGTTCGAGAAGGCGGCCAAGGGCGGCGACACGCGGGCCGCGGTGGCGCTCTCGTACTTCAAGGCCATCTACCGAATCGAGGCAGCTTGCAAGGAGGAGGCGCTGTCCACGGAGGCGCGCCTGACGCGCCGGCAGGAGCGGTCGCTCCCCGTTGTGGACGAGCTCTATCAGTGGATTCACGAGCTGCACCTTCGGCTCGTACCAGGCACGCCGCTCTGCATCGCTACCCAGTACGCCATCAACCAGGAGGCTACGTGGCGGCGCTGCTTCACGGATGGCCACTTCGAGATCGACAACGGCGAAGTGGAACGGCAGCTAAGGCGTGTGGCGCTGGGAAGAAAGAACTATTTGTTTGCGGGCTCGGACAAGGGGGCTGAGCGCCTGGCCATTGGCTATACGATCTTCGGCTCGTGTCGGATGCACGGAGTCAACCCGCTCGCCTGGGCGACGGACGTGATCGGCAAGTTGCAGGCGGGCTGGCCACGCGGTCGGCTCGACGAACTGCTGCCCGACGCATGGGCGAAATCGCCGCGCGCCGCTCCGGTCGCCGGCGACGCCGACGCGACCTGA
- the tnpA gene encoding IS66 family insertion sequence element accessory protein TnpA — MATRVEWADRVERWERSGLSAEKFARREGYKPKQLYWWRWKLRADRPSHPSPSSLTEAPRFLPVHVVTDASVAAPEPIEIALPNGRVVRVRPGFDPATLERVLALAAEETPC; from the coding sequence ATGGCGACGAGGGTGGAGTGGGCCGATCGGGTGGAGCGATGGGAGCGCAGCGGGCTGAGCGCGGAGAAGTTCGCGCGGCGCGAAGGGTACAAGCCGAAGCAGCTCTACTGGTGGCGTTGGAAGCTGCGCGCTGACCGGCCCTCGCACCCCTCGCCCTCGTCGTTGACCGAAGCACCGCGCTTTCTGCCGGTCCACGTGGTGACGGACGCATCGGTCGCCGCGCCGGAGCCGATCGAGATCGCCTTACCCAACGGGCGGGTGGTGCGGGTCCGGCCGGGGTTCGACCCGGCCACGCTCGAGCGGGTACTGGCGCTCGCGGCCGAGGAGACGCCGTGCTGA
- a CDS encoding recombinase family protein — MSDKIQPQHLERRAIVYMRQSTLRQVYEHPESTSRQYALQQRAIALGWPADRIDVIDEDVGQSATSAQWRTGFQRLADDVAHGRIGAIFALEVSRLARCSADWYRLLDLCGFADVILADEHSVYTPRDSNDRLLLGLKGTMSEAEQMWMRLRLHGGKLSKARRGELFLHAATGYEWDEAACRFRFDPDEHIQRAVRLVFERFRLDGSAYAVMRYFADRGLKMPARSIATRELSWVPPRHSTILRMLHNPTYAGAYVFGRHEERIALVDGQLRRRRVTRLTQEAWKTCIRDRHPAYIPWEEFMANQRKLHNNRTHQTSPDQHGAAREGPALLQGLALCGKCGHRMATNYQGTLRRAHYECRAPITYAGGRHVCWTVSARAIDEAVARLFLEAAHPPDIEIGLAVVREAERQSSEVNRQWKLRLERARYEARLAERRYKAVDPDNRVVARTLERDWNEKLREVEALEREHQEICRREKVNITDEDRLRILSLTRDLTQVWNAPSTTHAERKNLLRMLVQQVTLSPIEVPARMTRVQLLWKTGVVSDFTVPRRSKDMAVATPPEAIELIQELVFAQKPDWVIADELNRRGLRTGRSARWSAMSVRWIRWRRGLRRPGLPPPSVRRPDQRADGLYSIHGVAARFQVTEHVVRYWVAKGWLKSVEGGGLGRTLWFKLDRATIKRLNEAKACGYGPRPRRHSQTRVQEKKQYA, encoded by the coding sequence ATGAGCGACAAGATCCAGCCGCAGCATCTGGAGCGTCGTGCGATCGTCTACATGCGCCAGTCCACGCTCCGCCAAGTCTACGAGCATCCTGAGTCTACGTCCCGGCAATACGCGCTGCAACAGCGTGCGATCGCGCTTGGCTGGCCTGCCGACCGTATCGACGTGATCGACGAGGACGTTGGTCAGAGCGCCACAAGCGCCCAGTGGCGCACCGGCTTCCAGCGGCTGGCCGATGATGTAGCGCACGGACGCATCGGCGCCATTTTCGCGCTGGAAGTCTCACGGCTCGCCCGCTGCTCTGCGGACTGGTACCGGCTGCTCGACTTGTGCGGTTTCGCCGATGTGATTCTCGCTGATGAGCACAGCGTCTACACTCCACGCGATTCCAACGATCGGCTGCTCCTTGGACTTAAGGGTACGATGAGCGAGGCAGAGCAAATGTGGATGCGCTTGCGACTGCACGGCGGAAAGCTCAGCAAGGCGCGTCGCGGAGAGCTCTTTCTTCACGCTGCAACCGGCTATGAATGGGATGAAGCTGCGTGCCGCTTCCGATTCGATCCGGACGAGCACATCCAGCGTGCTGTCCGCCTCGTCTTCGAACGCTTCCGCCTCGATGGGAGCGCCTACGCTGTGATGCGGTACTTCGCCGACCGTGGACTCAAGATGCCGGCGCGCAGCATCGCGACACGCGAGCTAAGCTGGGTGCCTCCGCGGCATAGTACGATCCTTCGCATGCTTCATAATCCGACGTACGCCGGTGCGTACGTCTTTGGTCGACATGAGGAACGCATCGCCCTTGTTGACGGTCAACTGCGTCGCCGCCGCGTGACCCGTCTGACGCAAGAGGCATGGAAGACATGCATTCGCGATCGCCATCCGGCCTACATTCCATGGGAGGAATTCATGGCCAACCAACGAAAGCTGCATAACAACCGGACCCATCAAACATCGCCGGATCAGCACGGGGCCGCTCGTGAAGGACCGGCCTTGCTCCAAGGCCTCGCGTTGTGTGGCAAGTGTGGTCACCGCATGGCCACGAATTATCAAGGCACGCTGCGACGCGCACACTATGAATGCCGAGCCCCGATCACATATGCCGGCGGTCGGCATGTGTGCTGGACCGTTTCGGCGCGGGCCATCGATGAGGCGGTCGCGAGGCTCTTTCTGGAGGCGGCCCATCCGCCTGATATCGAAATTGGTCTGGCTGTCGTCCGCGAAGCAGAGCGACAGTCAAGCGAGGTGAACCGCCAGTGGAAGCTGCGACTGGAGCGGGCGCGGTATGAGGCGCGGCTGGCGGAGCGTCGGTATAAGGCAGTCGACCCGGACAATCGCGTCGTCGCGCGCACGCTTGAACGCGATTGGAATGAAAAGCTTCGCGAGGTCGAGGCGTTGGAACGAGAGCACCAGGAGATCTGCCGACGCGAAAAGGTCAATATCACCGACGAGGACCGTCTCCGCATCTTGTCGCTTACCAGAGACCTCACTCAGGTCTGGAACGCGCCATCCACCACGCACGCCGAGCGGAAGAATCTTCTCCGCATGCTCGTCCAGCAAGTGACCTTGAGCCCCATCGAGGTTCCTGCGCGCATGACCCGCGTGCAACTGCTCTGGAAGACGGGCGTGGTCAGCGACTTCACCGTTCCGCGACGCAGCAAGGACATGGCTGTGGCAACGCCTCCCGAAGCGATCGAGCTTATCCAAGAGCTTGTCTTTGCTCAGAAGCCCGACTGGGTGATCGCCGATGAGCTCAACCGTCGCGGCCTGCGCACGGGACGCAGCGCGCGGTGGAGCGCGATGTCTGTCCGCTGGATCCGCTGGCGCCGCGGCCTGCGGCGCCCGGGCCTCCCGCCCCCCTCCGTACGTCGGCCGGACCAGCGCGCCGACGGCCTGTATTCCATCCACGGCGTCGCTGCGCGCTTTCAGGTCACCGAGCACGTCGTGCGCTACTGGGTCGCAAAAGGCTGGCTGAAAAGCGTCGAGGGGGGCGGCCTCGGTCGCACTTTGTGGTTCAAGCTCGACCGGGCAACGATCAAACGTCTGAACGAGGCCAAGGCCTGCGGCTACGGCCCGCGACCGCGAAGACATTCCCAAACCCGCGTGCAGGAGAAGAAGCAGTATGCGTAG
- a CDS encoding DUF5372 family protein, whose product MRRPWRATSRTCSSGPRPGPTERRPSGASASRRAMGCRRGLSGSRHHRQTAPRAAPPSDYVTVTLPIHPLKGQRLPVVSSVRGQDGRRYVDAEHPQGWTIRLPIEWTDRAGPGVTPRWHGREVRLDARGLLELARAVRTALDLHREEPNTQTVASAKASQPAHASAEDPSVVDAPRNNAARSAGRVGHARPQDPPRRAHTRRGRP is encoded by the coding sequence ATGCGCAGGCCCTGGAGGGCAACCTCCAGGACCTGCTCCTCCGGGCCAAGGCCGGGACCTACCGAGCGCCGCCCGTCCGGCGCGTCCGCATCCCGAAGAGCGATGGGTTGCAGACGCGGCCTATCGGGATCCCGACACCATCGACAAACTGCGCCACGTGCAGCACCCCCTTCGGACTACGTCACCGTCACGCTGCCCATCCACCCTCTGAAGGGACAGCGGCTTCCTGTGGTCTCGTCCGTGCGAGGCCAGGATGGGCGGCGGTACGTCGACGCCGAGCATCCGCAGGGCTGGACGATCCGGCTTCCCATCGAGTGGACCGATCGAGCTGGTCCAGGGGTGACCCCGCGGTGGCACGGCCGCGAAGTCCGTCTGGATGCTCGCGGTTTGCTTGAGCTCGCTCGCGCCGTGAGGACCGCCCTGGACCTCCACCGAGAGGAGCCCAATACACAGACAGTGGCATCCGCCAAAGCGAGCCAACCCGCCCATGCATCGGCCGAAGACCCCTCCGTGGTCGACGCTCCCCGCAACAATGCAGCGAGATCTGCTGGGCGCGTGGGCCACGCTCGTCCTCAAGATCCTCCGCGTCGAGCCCACACCCGTCGAGGCCGGCCATGA
- a CDS encoding recombinase family protein yields the protein MIDKIQAVHRQRLAVVYLRQSTLRQVLDHPESARRQYALRDRAIQLGWPKSAVEIIDEDLGQSGADSARRHGFQRLSEQVAQGRVGAIFVLEVSRLSRSSADWHRLLDLCGVADVVLVDEQAVYHPADPNDRLLLGIKGTMSEAERGWIQLRLRGARVSKARRGDYRLTTPAGYVWDRATSRLRLDPDEEVQHAIRLVFDRFRIERSAYGVTRYFIQHGLRLPARSTDGTTARWSAPRSSRIISMLHNPTYAGAYVYGRRGPNVEMVDGRMVRRLKRISPDAWHILIRDHHPAYIRWEDFVENQRILQNNRLNVPTPEHHGAAREGEALLQGLVLCGRCGHRMHITYNGTPRRARYCCASPLQQGRETQRCWTVAAGAIDKSVSELVLNALTPEAIALGMAVAGETERQAADLDRQWTLRLEQARYEAQMAERRYKAVEPEHRTVARTLEREWDAKLREVERLEREYGEVRTRDKISLTTADRAHIANLSRDVPRIWNASTTTMAQRKAMLRTMVSEVCLTPIRSPDGGTHIRLLWQTGATSEFAVPRQLPGQHTSQEAVTMIRRMVARMMRAGQIAAALNGAQIPTATGCSWTPATVHSYCRYHGIRWPRPLPTSVPQPERRADGAYSIRGVARRLRVTASEVRYWSKCGWITSIDGGGRGRALWFHLDPATLVHLRQVRKDHVRPRRRPPQTGARGRTERHRPRRRAFTNRDANGGAL from the coding sequence ATGATCGACAAGATTCAAGCCGTCCACCGTCAACGTCTTGCCGTGGTCTACCTGCGCCAGTCGACGCTACGTCAGGTGCTCGACCATCCGGAATCGGCGCGCCGGCAGTACGCTCTGCGCGACCGCGCCATCCAGCTGGGCTGGCCCAAGTCAGCCGTGGAGATCATCGATGAAGATCTGGGACAGAGCGGCGCCGACAGCGCTCGGAGACACGGCTTTCAGCGACTCAGTGAGCAGGTGGCGCAGGGACGTGTCGGCGCAATCTTCGTTCTCGAAGTATCGCGTTTATCGCGCTCCTCGGCCGACTGGCATCGCCTGCTGGACCTGTGCGGTGTTGCCGACGTCGTTCTCGTCGACGAGCAGGCGGTATACCACCCCGCAGATCCCAATGATCGACTACTGCTCGGCATCAAGGGCACGATGTCCGAGGCCGAGCGCGGGTGGATTCAGCTGCGACTCCGTGGTGCGCGCGTCAGCAAGGCGCGTCGTGGGGACTACCGCCTGACGACCCCTGCAGGCTATGTGTGGGATCGAGCCACGAGTCGGCTGCGGCTTGACCCTGATGAGGAGGTGCAGCATGCCATCCGGCTCGTCTTTGACCGATTTCGAATCGAACGCAGTGCTTACGGAGTGACGCGTTATTTCATACAGCATGGTCTGCGGCTCCCTGCGCGCAGCACTGACGGTACGACCGCGCGATGGTCGGCGCCGCGGAGCAGTCGGATAATCAGCATGCTCCATAACCCAACCTACGCCGGGGCCTATGTCTACGGCCGGCGTGGACCGAACGTCGAGATGGTGGATGGAAGGATGGTGCGCCGTTTGAAGCGCATTTCGCCAGATGCTTGGCATATCCTTATTCGGGACCACCACCCAGCGTACATCCGATGGGAAGATTTTGTTGAGAACCAGCGCATCCTCCAGAACAATCGGCTCAACGTCCCGACGCCCGAGCATCACGGCGCCGCCCGGGAGGGTGAGGCACTGCTACAGGGTTTGGTCCTATGTGGTCGTTGCGGCCACCGGATGCACATTACCTACAACGGTACCCCACGGCGGGCGCGGTACTGCTGCGCGAGCCCGCTGCAGCAGGGGCGAGAAACGCAGCGCTGCTGGACAGTTGCAGCAGGAGCCATTGACAAGTCAGTTTCCGAGCTGGTCCTCAATGCACTTACGCCCGAAGCTATCGCGCTCGGTATGGCGGTGGCCGGTGAGACGGAGCGCCAAGCTGCGGACCTCGATCGTCAATGGACACTTCGGTTGGAGCAGGCTCGCTACGAGGCGCAGATGGCTGAGCGAAGGTACAAGGCTGTCGAGCCAGAGCATCGCACCGTGGCCAGGACGCTCGAGCGAGAGTGGGACGCCAAGCTCCGCGAAGTCGAACGCTTGGAGCGTGAATATGGCGAGGTGCGCACGCGAGACAAGATTAGTCTGACGACAGCCGACCGCGCACATATCGCAAATCTGAGCCGTGATGTGCCGCGGATTTGGAACGCCTCCACCACCACGATGGCACAGCGCAAGGCGATGCTGCGGACGATGGTGAGCGAGGTTTGCCTAACTCCAATTCGTTCACCGGACGGCGGCACGCATATCCGGTTGCTCTGGCAGACCGGGGCCACCAGCGAGTTCGCCGTGCCGCGTCAGCTCCCGGGGCAACATACCAGCCAAGAGGCTGTAACGATGATCCGCCGCATGGTGGCGCGCATGATGCGAGCTGGGCAGATCGCTGCCGCGCTCAACGGAGCGCAGATCCCCACCGCAACCGGATGCTCATGGACTCCGGCCACAGTTCACTCCTACTGCCGCTATCATGGGATTCGGTGGCCACGCCCCTTGCCCACGTCCGTACCCCAGCCCGAACGCCGCGCCGATGGTGCTTACTCGATCCGCGGGGTCGCTCGGCGCCTGCGCGTGACGGCGTCGGAGGTGCGCTACTGGAGCAAGTGCGGCTGGATCACAAGTATCGACGGCGGCGGTCGTGGTCGGGCTCTGTGGTTCCACCTCGACCCGGCCACACTCGTGCACCTGAGGCAAGTGCGCAAAGACCATGTACGGCCCCGCCGGCGACCGCCCCAAACAGGAGCGCGCGGGCGGACTGAGCGCCATCGCCCACGGCGGCGTGCGTTCACCAACCGCGACGCGAACGGAGGTGCATTATGA
- the tnpB gene encoding IS66 family insertion sequence element accessory protein TnpB (TnpB, as the term is used for proteins encoded by IS66 family insertion elements, is considered an accessory protein, since TnpC, encoded by a neighboring gene, is a DDE family transposase.) has protein sequence MLTLPPSVRVYVAAEPTDLRKSFDGLSALVSQRFGADPLCGHLFVFRNRRGDQMRVLFWDRTGYMIVAKKLARGRFHLARDLPKGTTHVEVEAAELSLMLEGLDLSQAVRRKRWRPGVRKIAPSKQSLMDARGIAISRAT, from the coding sequence GTGCTGACGCTGCCGCCGTCGGTGCGCGTGTACGTCGCCGCCGAGCCCACGGACCTGCGCAAGAGCTTTGATGGGCTGTCGGCCTTGGTCTCCCAGCGCTTCGGAGCCGACCCACTCTGTGGGCATCTGTTCGTGTTCAGGAATCGGCGAGGTGACCAGATGCGCGTTTTGTTCTGGGACCGAACTGGCTACATGATCGTGGCGAAAAAATTGGCCCGCGGACGATTCCATCTCGCCCGCGACCTGCCCAAGGGGACCACCCACGTCGAGGTCGAGGCGGCCGAGCTGTCGCTGATGCTCGAAGGGCTCGACCTGTCCCAGGCCGTACGGCGCAAGCGTTGGCGGCCTGGCGTGAGAAAAATTGCTCCGTCGAAGCAAAGCTTGATGGATGCGCGCGGGATAGCTATCTCGCGCGCCACGTGA
- a CDS encoding transposase yields the protein MNSNSIALLADIYLHYVFDLWIQQWRRRHAQSDVIVVRYADDFFVGSQSESDATRFLVELRERLRKFSLELHPDKTRVLRFGRFAADNRARCVRGAETGFEVREYSESFKRKIVQRLLAPGGPTAVALSVETGVHQTTLSRWLRDARSLAPMSDDARRSAPPPPAAARRPEDWTPEQKLRAVTEAAALSERELGEFLRREGLHEAQLAEWRKAALEALGGPAKPGVDDRGNPRGFGEVHR from the coding sequence TTGAATTCGAATTCGATCGCCCTGCTGGCGGACATCTACTTGCACTACGTCTTCGACCTCTGGATCCAGCAGTGGAGGCGTCGGCATGCGCAGAGCGACGTGATCGTTGTGCGCTATGCCGATGATTTTTTCGTGGGGTCCCAGTCGGAGTCGGACGCCACTCGGTTCCTCGTCGAACTCCGCGAGCGATTGCGGAAGTTCTCGTTGGAACTGCACCCCGACAAGACGCGCGTGCTCCGGTTCGGGCGGTTCGCCGCCGATAACCGGGCGCGATGCGTTCGGGGAGCGGAGACAGGCTTTGAGGTGAGAGAGTACTCAGAATCCTTCAAAAGAAAAATCGTCCAACGGCTGCTGGCCCCAGGAGGACCGACGGCGGTGGCGCTGTCCGTCGAGACGGGGGTGCATCAGACGACGCTCTCGCGCTGGCTTCGCGATGCTCGTAGCCTCGCGCCCATGTCCGACGACGCTCGCCGCTCCGCGCCCCCGCCTCCTGCCGCCGCTCGCCGCCCGGAGGACTGGACCCCGGAGCAGAAGCTGCGCGCGGTGACGGAAGCCGCTGCGCTCTCTGAGCGGGAGCTGGGGGAGTTCCTCCGCCGCGAGGGGCTGCACGAGGCGCAGCTGGCCGAGTGGCGCAAGGCCGCGCTGGAGGCGCTGGGCGGGCCGGCAAAGCCAGGTGTTGATGATCGCGGCAATCCGCGGGGGTTCGGTGAAGTTCACCGGTGA
- the ltrA gene encoding group II intron reverse transcriptase/maturase: MAQTVVKMVLEPLVEPVFHPDSYGYRPGRSALDAVAVARKRCWDADWIIDLDIKGFFDALVHELVERSVAHHTDNPWIRLYIARWLRAPVQKPDGTVEQRTRGTPQGGVVSPLLANQFLHYAFDHWMRRTFPSVLFERYADDVIVHCRSERQARMVLEAIRRRFEQCGLELHPTKTRIVYCKDDDRRGEYEHVAFDFLGYTFQPRRAKNRWGKYFVSFLPAMSTKAAKAIRKIIREWRMASTRNNQRLEDLAQLANPVVRGWMNYYGRFYRSKCVQVLRHLNEALAAWARRKYKRLRRRERASVHWLGRIARREPNLFVLWKLGVRPEAGS; the protein is encoded by the coding sequence GTGGCGCAGACGGTCGTAAAGATGGTCCTCGAGCCGCTCGTGGAGCCTGTGTTCCACCCGGATTCGTATGGCTATCGGCCCGGCCGGTCGGCGCTCGACGCGGTGGCGGTGGCGAGGAAGCGATGCTGGGACGCCGACTGGATCATCGACCTCGACATCAAAGGCTTCTTTGATGCGCTGGTCCACGAACTGGTCGAGCGCTCCGTGGCGCACCACACGGACAACCCCTGGATCCGGCTGTACATCGCCCGGTGGCTCCGTGCCCCCGTGCAGAAGCCGGATGGCACGGTGGAGCAGCGTACGAGAGGCACGCCGCAAGGCGGGGTCGTCAGTCCGCTGCTGGCCAATCAGTTCCTGCACTATGCGTTCGATCATTGGATGCGGAGGACCTTCCCGAGCGTCCTGTTCGAGCGGTACGCGGACGATGTTATCGTCCATTGCAGAAGCGAGCGGCAGGCCCGCATGGTGCTGGAGGCCATCCGTCGTCGGTTCGAGCAATGCGGTCTGGAGCTTCATCCTACGAAGACCCGGATCGTATACTGCAAGGACGACGATCGGCGCGGGGAGTACGAGCACGTTGCGTTCGACTTCCTGGGCTACACCTTCCAACCTCGACGGGCGAAGAATCGCTGGGGGAAGTACTTCGTGAGCTTCCTGCCAGCGATGAGTACCAAGGCCGCCAAGGCGATCCGCAAGATCATCCGTGAATGGCGGATGGCGTCGACCAGGAACAACCAGCGCCTGGAAGACCTCGCGCAGCTCGCCAACCCGGTGGTGCGGGGCTGGATGAACTACTACGGGCGGTTCTACCGCTCGAAGTGCGTCCAAGTCCTTCGGCATCTCAACGAGGCCCTCGCAGCATGGGCGCGACGGAAGTACAAGCGGCTGCGACGTCGAGAGCGCGCGTCGGTGCACTGGCTGGGGCGCATCGCGCGGCGGGAGCCGAACCTGTTCGTCCTGTGGAAGCTCGGCGTCCGGCCGGAGGCTGGGTCGTAG